The Haemorhous mexicanus isolate bHaeMex1 chromosome 5, bHaeMex1.pri, whole genome shotgun sequence genome contains a region encoding:
- the SLC37A3 gene encoding sugar phosphate exchanger 3 isoform X2 — protein sequence MSIERTVKSTPMVFCCFSLNCPVLKRCTTHVFPTLESPIRMILKREKKNDLITIQPSWQGRSRARAARNMAVPGGLRRQPANRGLVSHCTHHHIVVFLLTFFSYSLLHASRKTFSNVKVSISRQWTPSCQNSTAPELRPYELWNSSHLFPSAEEATLFLGTLDTIFLFSYAVGLFVSGIVGDRLNLRWVLSFGMCSSALVVFSFGTLTEWLHFYNKWFYCCLWVVNGLLQSTGWPCVVAVMGNWFGKAGRGFVFGLWSACASVGNILGAFLASCVLKYGYEYAFLVTASVQFAGGVIVFFGLLTSPKEVGLPELGADEDEASVEEDANRPLMGNDDVDDDDQNYSIQATDNDNQPKAIGFFQACCLPGVILYSLAYACLKLVNYSFFFWLPFYLSSNFGWKEAEADQLSIWYDVGGIIGGTIQGLISDVLQKRAPVLAVSLLFAVGSLFGYSRSPNNKPINAVIMAITGFFIGGPSNMISSAISADLGRQDLVKGSSEALATVTGIVDGTGSIGAAVGQYPVSLIQENLGWMWVFYFFILMRAVEALMSSASPQW from the exons GGAGAAGAAGAATGACTTAATCACCATCCAACCCTCGTggcaaggcaggagcagggctaGGGCTGCCAGGAACATGGCTGTGCCTGGAGGCTTACGGAGGCAGCCTGCCAACAGAGGCCTTGTGTCCCACTGCACCCACCATCATATTGTTGTGTTCCTGCTGACCTTCTTCAG TTATTCCCTGCTCCATGCCTCCAGAAAGACATTCAGTAATGTCAAAGTCAGCATTTCCAGACAATGGACTCCCTCCTGCCAAAACAGCACGGCCCCCGAGCTCCGGCCGTATGAG CTCTGGAACAGCAGCCATTTATTTCCAAGTGCAGAAGAAGCAACTCTCTTCCTGGGAACATTGGACAccatctttttgttttcctatgcTGTG GGTCTCTTTGTCAGCGGCATAGTTGGGGACCGCCTGAATTTACGCTGGGTTTTGTCTTTTGGCATGtgttcctctgctctggtg GTGTTCTCCTTTGGCACACTCACAGAATGGTTGCATTTCTACAACAAGTGGTTCTACTGCTGTCTCTGGGTTGTGAATGGCTTGCTGCAGTCCACTGGCTGGCCCTGTGTGGTTGCTGTCATGGGAAATTGGTTTGGAAAAGCTGG GAGAGGTTTTGTCTTTGGACTCTGGAGTGCCTGTGCATCTGTGGGAAATATCCTTGGGGCATTCCTTGCCTCCTGCGTTCTCAAGTATGGCTATGAG TATGCTTTCCTGGTGACGGCCTCAGTGCAGTTTGCTGGAGGAGTCATTGTGTTCTTCGGGCTCCTGACGTCGCCGAAGGAAGTGG GCCTGCCTGAGCTTGGAGCAGATGAAGATGAAGCCAGTGTCGAAGAAGATGCCAACAGACCCCTAATGGGCAATGATGATGTAGATGATGATGACCAGAATTACTCCATTCAAGCAACTGACAATGACAACCAGCCCAAGGCCATTGGCTTTTTCCAGGCTTGTTGCCTTCCTGGTGTAATACTG TACTCCTTGGCCTATGCCTGCTTGAAGCTGGTGAATTACTCTTTCTTCTTCTGGCTGCCCTTCTACCTCAGCAGCAACTTTGGATGGAAAGAAGCAGAAGCTGACCAGCTCTCAATCTGGTATGATGTGGGAGGAATCATAG GTGGGACTATCCAGGGCTTGATTTCTGATGTGCTGCAGAAGAGAGCCCCTGTGCTAGCAGTGAGCCTGCTCTTTGCTGTGGGCTCTCTCTTTGGATACAGCC GTTCCCCAAACAACAAACCTATCAATGCTGTGATCATGGCAATTACAG GATTTTTCATCGGAGGCCCTTCTAACATGATCAGTTCTGCAATTTCTGCTGACCTGGGGCGTCAGGATCTGGTGAAAGGCAGCAGCGAGGCTCTGGCAACAGTCACAGGAATTGTGGATGGAACAGGCAGTattggtgctgctgtgggccaG TATCCAGTGTCTTTGATCCAGGAGAACCTGGGATGGATGTGGgttttctatttcttcattCTAATG AGAGCTGTTGAGGCCCTGATGTCTTCAGCGTCACCACAGTGGTGA
- the SLC37A3 gene encoding sugar phosphate exchanger 3 isoform X1, translating into MSIERTVKSTPMVFCCFSLNCPVLKRCTTHVFPTLESPIRMILKREKKNDLITIQPSWQGRSRARAARNMAVPGGLRRQPANRGLVSHCTHHHIVVFLLTFFSYSLLHASRKTFSNVKVSISRQWTPSCQNSTAPELRPYELWNSSHLFPSAEEATLFLGTLDTIFLFSYAVGLFVSGIVGDRLNLRWVLSFGMCSSALVVFSFGTLTEWLHFYNKWFYCCLWVVNGLLQSTGWPCVVAVMGNWFGKAGRGFVFGLWSACASVGNILGAFLASCVLKYGYEYAFLVTASVQFAGGVIVFFGLLTSPKEVGLPELGADEDEASVEEDANRPLMGNDDVDDDDQNYSIQATDNDNQPKAIGFFQACCLPGVILYSLAYACLKLVNYSFFFWLPFYLSSNFGWKEAEADQLSIWYDVGGIIGGTIQGLISDVLQKRAPVLAVSLLFAVGSLFGYSRSPNNKPINAVIMAITGFFIGGPSNMISSAISADLGRQDLVKGSSEALATVTGIVDGTGSIGAAVGQYPVSLIQENLGWMWVFYFFILMTSSTILFISPLIVREIRLLLHERRLRMLAG; encoded by the exons GGAGAAGAAGAATGACTTAATCACCATCCAACCCTCGTggcaaggcaggagcagggctaGGGCTGCCAGGAACATGGCTGTGCCTGGAGGCTTACGGAGGCAGCCTGCCAACAGAGGCCTTGTGTCCCACTGCACCCACCATCATATTGTTGTGTTCCTGCTGACCTTCTTCAG TTATTCCCTGCTCCATGCCTCCAGAAAGACATTCAGTAATGTCAAAGTCAGCATTTCCAGACAATGGACTCCCTCCTGCCAAAACAGCACGGCCCCCGAGCTCCGGCCGTATGAG CTCTGGAACAGCAGCCATTTATTTCCAAGTGCAGAAGAAGCAACTCTCTTCCTGGGAACATTGGACAccatctttttgttttcctatgcTGTG GGTCTCTTTGTCAGCGGCATAGTTGGGGACCGCCTGAATTTACGCTGGGTTTTGTCTTTTGGCATGtgttcctctgctctggtg GTGTTCTCCTTTGGCACACTCACAGAATGGTTGCATTTCTACAACAAGTGGTTCTACTGCTGTCTCTGGGTTGTGAATGGCTTGCTGCAGTCCACTGGCTGGCCCTGTGTGGTTGCTGTCATGGGAAATTGGTTTGGAAAAGCTGG GAGAGGTTTTGTCTTTGGACTCTGGAGTGCCTGTGCATCTGTGGGAAATATCCTTGGGGCATTCCTTGCCTCCTGCGTTCTCAAGTATGGCTATGAG TATGCTTTCCTGGTGACGGCCTCAGTGCAGTTTGCTGGAGGAGTCATTGTGTTCTTCGGGCTCCTGACGTCGCCGAAGGAAGTGG GCCTGCCTGAGCTTGGAGCAGATGAAGATGAAGCCAGTGTCGAAGAAGATGCCAACAGACCCCTAATGGGCAATGATGATGTAGATGATGATGACCAGAATTACTCCATTCAAGCAACTGACAATGACAACCAGCCCAAGGCCATTGGCTTTTTCCAGGCTTGTTGCCTTCCTGGTGTAATACTG TACTCCTTGGCCTATGCCTGCTTGAAGCTGGTGAATTACTCTTTCTTCTTCTGGCTGCCCTTCTACCTCAGCAGCAACTTTGGATGGAAAGAAGCAGAAGCTGACCAGCTCTCAATCTGGTATGATGTGGGAGGAATCATAG GTGGGACTATCCAGGGCTTGATTTCTGATGTGCTGCAGAAGAGAGCCCCTGTGCTAGCAGTGAGCCTGCTCTTTGCTGTGGGCTCTCTCTTTGGATACAGCC GTTCCCCAAACAACAAACCTATCAATGCTGTGATCATGGCAATTACAG GATTTTTCATCGGAGGCCCTTCTAACATGATCAGTTCTGCAATTTCTGCTGACCTGGGGCGTCAGGATCTGGTGAAAGGCAGCAGCGAGGCTCTGGCAACAGTCACAGGAATTGTGGATGGAACAGGCAGTattggtgctgctgtgggccaG TATCCAGTGTCTTTGATCCAGGAGAACCTGGGATGGATGTGGgttttctatttcttcattCTAATG ACAAGTTCCACAATCCTGTTCATTTCACCCTTGATAGTGAGGGAaatcaggctgctgctgcacgAGCGGCGCCTGCGGATGCTGGCAGGGTGa
- the SLC37A3 gene encoding sugar phosphate exchanger 3 isoform X3, whose amino-acid sequence MAVPGGLRRQPANRGLVSHCTHHHIVVFLLTFFSYSLLHASRKTFSNVKVSISRQWTPSCQNSTAPELRPYELWNSSHLFPSAEEATLFLGTLDTIFLFSYAVGLFVSGIVGDRLNLRWVLSFGMCSSALVVFSFGTLTEWLHFYNKWFYCCLWVVNGLLQSTGWPCVVAVMGNWFGKAGRGFVFGLWSACASVGNILGAFLASCVLKYGYEYAFLVTASVQFAGGVIVFFGLLTSPKEVGLPELGADEDEASVEEDANRPLMGNDDVDDDDQNYSIQATDNDNQPKAIGFFQACCLPGVILYSLAYACLKLVNYSFFFWLPFYLSSNFGWKEAEADQLSIWYDVGGIIGGTIQGLISDVLQKRAPVLAVSLLFAVGSLFGYSRSPNNKPINAVIMAITGFFIGGPSNMISSAISADLGRQDLVKGSSEALATVTGIVDGTGSIGAAVGQYPVSLIQENLGWMWVFYFFILMTSSTILFISPLIVREIRLLLHERRLRMLAG is encoded by the exons ATGGCTGTGCCTGGAGGCTTACGGAGGCAGCCTGCCAACAGAGGCCTTGTGTCCCACTGCACCCACCATCATATTGTTGTGTTCCTGCTGACCTTCTTCAG TTATTCCCTGCTCCATGCCTCCAGAAAGACATTCAGTAATGTCAAAGTCAGCATTTCCAGACAATGGACTCCCTCCTGCCAAAACAGCACGGCCCCCGAGCTCCGGCCGTATGAG CTCTGGAACAGCAGCCATTTATTTCCAAGTGCAGAAGAAGCAACTCTCTTCCTGGGAACATTGGACAccatctttttgttttcctatgcTGTG GGTCTCTTTGTCAGCGGCATAGTTGGGGACCGCCTGAATTTACGCTGGGTTTTGTCTTTTGGCATGtgttcctctgctctggtg GTGTTCTCCTTTGGCACACTCACAGAATGGTTGCATTTCTACAACAAGTGGTTCTACTGCTGTCTCTGGGTTGTGAATGGCTTGCTGCAGTCCACTGGCTGGCCCTGTGTGGTTGCTGTCATGGGAAATTGGTTTGGAAAAGCTGG GAGAGGTTTTGTCTTTGGACTCTGGAGTGCCTGTGCATCTGTGGGAAATATCCTTGGGGCATTCCTTGCCTCCTGCGTTCTCAAGTATGGCTATGAG TATGCTTTCCTGGTGACGGCCTCAGTGCAGTTTGCTGGAGGAGTCATTGTGTTCTTCGGGCTCCTGACGTCGCCGAAGGAAGTGG GCCTGCCTGAGCTTGGAGCAGATGAAGATGAAGCCAGTGTCGAAGAAGATGCCAACAGACCCCTAATGGGCAATGATGATGTAGATGATGATGACCAGAATTACTCCATTCAAGCAACTGACAATGACAACCAGCCCAAGGCCATTGGCTTTTTCCAGGCTTGTTGCCTTCCTGGTGTAATACTG TACTCCTTGGCCTATGCCTGCTTGAAGCTGGTGAATTACTCTTTCTTCTTCTGGCTGCCCTTCTACCTCAGCAGCAACTTTGGATGGAAAGAAGCAGAAGCTGACCAGCTCTCAATCTGGTATGATGTGGGAGGAATCATAG GTGGGACTATCCAGGGCTTGATTTCTGATGTGCTGCAGAAGAGAGCCCCTGTGCTAGCAGTGAGCCTGCTCTTTGCTGTGGGCTCTCTCTTTGGATACAGCC GTTCCCCAAACAACAAACCTATCAATGCTGTGATCATGGCAATTACAG GATTTTTCATCGGAGGCCCTTCTAACATGATCAGTTCTGCAATTTCTGCTGACCTGGGGCGTCAGGATCTGGTGAAAGGCAGCAGCGAGGCTCTGGCAACAGTCACAGGAATTGTGGATGGAACAGGCAGTattggtgctgctgtgggccaG TATCCAGTGTCTTTGATCCAGGAGAACCTGGGATGGATGTGGgttttctatttcttcattCTAATG ACAAGTTCCACAATCCTGTTCATTTCACCCTTGATAGTGAGGGAaatcaggctgctgctgcacgAGCGGCGCCTGCGGATGCTGGCAGGGTGa